One window of the Pseudomonas sp. S04 genome contains the following:
- the aceF gene encoding dihydrolipoyllysine-residue acetyltransferase: MSELIRVPDIGSGEGEVIELFVKVGDKVEADQSILTLESDKASMEIPAPKAGVVKSLKVKLGDRLKEGDELLELEIEGAADAAPAPAAPAAAPATPAAEKPAAAAQAPAAPAAAPAAATVQDIHVPDIGSSGKAKIIELLVKVGDTVEADQSLITLESDKASMEIPSPAAGVVESIAVKLEDEVGTGDFILKLKVQGAASAAPAPAAAPAPAAKAEAAPAAAAPAPAAKAEAAAAPAAAPAPSGAKVHAGPAVRQLAREFGVELNSVSPSGPHGRVLKEDVQVYVKAMMQKAKEAPAAGATGGAGIPPIPVVDFSRFGETEEVPMTRLMQIGASSLHRSWLNIPHVTQFDSADITELEAFRIAQKAVAEKAGVKLTILPLLLKSCAHLLKELPDFNSSLAPSGKAIIRKKYVNIGFAVDTPDGLLVPVIKNVDQKSLLQLAGEAAALAAKARDKKLTADDMQGACFTISSLGHIGGTGFTPIVNAPEVAILGVSKATIQPVWDGKAFQPKLMLPLSLSYDHRVINGAAAARFTKRLSDLLGDIRTILL; encoded by the coding sequence GTGAGCGAACTCATTCGCGTACCTGACATCGGCAGCGGTGAAGGTGAAGTAATTGAACTGTTTGTGAAGGTCGGCGACAAAGTCGAAGCCGACCAGAGCATCCTGACCCTGGAATCGGACAAGGCGAGCATGGAAATCCCTGCTCCCAAGGCCGGCGTGGTCAAGAGCCTGAAAGTGAAGCTGGGCGATCGCCTGAAAGAAGGCGACGAACTGCTGGAGCTGGAAATCGAAGGTGCTGCTGATGCAGCCCCTGCGCCAGCCGCTCCTGCCGCTGCTCCTGCCACTCCTGCGGCTGAAAAGCCTGCAGCTGCTGCCCAGGCCCCTGCGGCCCCGGCTGCTGCACCTGCCGCCGCCACCGTGCAGGACATTCATGTCCCGGACATCGGCTCGTCGGGCAAGGCCAAGATCATCGAACTGCTGGTCAAGGTCGGCGACACCGTCGAGGCTGATCAGTCGCTGATCACCCTGGAATCCGACAAGGCCAGCATGGAAATCCCTTCGCCGGCTGCCGGCGTCGTGGAAAGCATCGCGGTCAAGCTCGAAGACGAAGTCGGCACTGGCGACTTTATCCTCAAGCTCAAAGTCCAGGGTGCAGCCTCTGCAGCCCCAGCACCTGCTGCTGCGCCAGCTCCGGCGGCCAAGGCTGAAGCGGCACCTGCCGCTGCCGCCCCTGCTCCTGCTGCCAAAGCCGAGGCCGCTGCGGCCCCGGCTGCTGCGCCAGCGCCAAGCGGTGCCAAGGTTCACGCCGGTCCGGCCGTACGCCAACTGGCCCGTGAATTCGGCGTCGAGCTGAATTCGGTGAGCCCTAGCGGCCCGCACGGTCGTGTGCTCAAGGAAGACGTGCAGGTTTACGTCAAGGCCATGATGCAGAAGGCCAAGGAAGCCCCGGCCGCCGGTGCTACTGGCGGCGCTGGCATCCCTCCGATTCCAGTCGTGGACTTCAGCCGCTTCGGTGAAACCGAAGAAGTGCCGATGACCCGCCTGATGCAAATCGGCGCGTCGAGCCTGCACCGCAGCTGGCTGAACATTCCGCACGTGACCCAATTCGACTCGGCGGATATCACCGAGCTGGAAGCGTTCCGTATTGCCCAGAAAGCTGTGGCCGAGAAGGCTGGCGTCAAGCTGACCATTCTGCCGCTGCTGCTCAAGTCTTGCGCACACCTGCTCAAGGAACTGCCGGACTTCAACAGCTCCCTGGCACCAAGCGGCAAGGCGATCATCCGCAAGAAGTACGTGAACATCGGTTTTGCGGTTGATACCCCAGACGGCCTGCTGGTTCCTGTGATCAAGAACGTTGATCAGAAGAGCTTGCTGCAACTGGCTGGCGAAGCCGCTGCGCTGGCTGCCAAAGCCCGCGACAAGAAGCTCACGGCCGACGACATGCAAGGCGCTTGCTTCACCATCTCCAGTCTCGGCCACATTGGCGGCACCGGCTTCACGCCGATCGTCAATGCACCGGAAGTGGCGATCCTCGGCGTGTCCAAGGCAACCATCCAGCCAGTCTGGGACGGCAAAGCCTTCCAGCCGAAACTGATGCTGCCGCTGTCGCTG